A window of Xiphophorus hellerii strain 12219 chromosome 7, Xiphophorus_hellerii-4.1, whole genome shotgun sequence contains these coding sequences:
- the LOC116723469 gene encoding heat shock 70 kDa protein 12A-like yields MGESYIITIDFGTTYSGYAFSLTSRDEEVNPHVKFWGEEIGLETPKTPTCILFDEHQQFVSFGYEAKQTYLKTSGKDGRAMFFFDCFKMSLYSKKVTTDLTIKAANRREMKALKVFAEALRFLKDDALKTIQQNTEGKKFTASDFTWVLTVPAIWDHAAKQFMREAATQAGIVTYGTENNLVLCLEPEAASVYCKKLPLEGFIAENRGESKLDQSPGTQYIVVDCGGGTIDITVHEVLEGGFLKELHKASGNDMGGQTVERKFKEFLRDTFSPEIWDEYEEKYPSEVRRIMSDFTLFKRKDEDMEIICPMNLGMMAQKKQDMEEYFYRVQGASYDDGIIKISKQKLRSFFEKSLWSITKSLREIFYKTRSIKYILLVGGFAESQILRRHITDEFIDNCKVLCPFRPQEAILKGAVEFGRNQGAVASRKSAYTYGVHLSERANKSKHRADKQYKNKDNVFCSDLFGKLVEINEDVRWNETRELTVYPLERDQTKIIIGFYRTKKKNPMYVDEADVEKIGSFVVESPDTSLGLNRQIDLEIKFGFTELMVTGTDRESGFVSTVSLNFMTN; encoded by the exons ATGGGGGAATCTTACATCATAACCATAGACTTTGGAACAACATACAGTGGATATGCCTTCAGTTTGACATCCAGAGACGAAGAAGTGAACCCTCATGTGAAGTTTTGGGGTGAAGAAATTGGACTAGAAACCCCAAAGACTCCAACCTGCATCCTGTTTGATGAACATCAACAGTTTGTCAGCTTCGGATATGAAGCCAAACAGACTTACTTAAAAACATCAGGCAAAGATGGCAGAGCAATGTTCTTCTTTGATTGCTTTAAGATGTCACTCTATAGCAAA AAAGTCACTACAGATCTGACAATCAAAGCAGCCAATAGGAGGGAAATGAAGGCTCTGAAGGTTTTTGCAGAAGCTTTAAGATTCCTGAAAGATGACGCTCTGAAGACCATTCAACAAAACACTGAAGGAAAGAAGTTCACAGCCTCTGACTTCACCTGGGTTCTGACTGTTCCTGCAATCTGGGATCATGCAGCCAAACAGTTCATGAGAGAAGCTGCAACTCAG GCAGGAATAGTGACTTATGGAACTGAAAACAATCTAGTGCTGTGTCTGGAACCAGAAGCAGCTTCAGTCTACTGTAAGAAACTACCATTAGAGGGTTTCATAGCAGAAAACCGGGGTGAAAGCAAACTGGACCAATCTCCAGGAACTCAGTACATCGTTGTTGATTGTGGAG GAGGAACCATTGACATCACTGTTCATGAAGTCCTTGAAGGAGGATTTCTGAAGGAGCTGCACAAAGCCTCTGGGAACGATATGGGAGGACAAACtgtggaaagaaaatttaaagagTTCCTCAGAGACACATTCTCTCCTGAAATCTGGGATGAGTATGAAGAAAAGTATCCCAGTGAGGTTAGAAGAATTATGTCTGACTTCACACTTTTCAAGAGAAAAGATGAAGATATGGAAATAATCTGTCCAATGAATCTAGGAATGATGGCTCAGAAAAAACAGGACATGGAAGAATACTTTTATCGAGTTCAAGGAGCATCTTATGATGATGGAATAATCAAAATATCAAAGCAGAAACTGAGATCTTTTTTTGAAAAGAGTCTGTGGAGCATCACTAAGAGTCTAAGAGAAATCTTTTACAAAACCCGCAGCATTAAATACATTCTGTTAGTGGGAGGTTTTGCTGAAAGTCAGATTCTACGGAGACACATTACTGATGAGTTTATTGACAACTGCAAAGTTCTGTGTCCTTTTAGGCCCCAAGAAGCCATTTTGAAAGGGGCCGTAGAGTTTGGAAGAAACCAAGGTGCAGTGGCATCAAGAAAAAGTGCCTATACTTATGGAGTACATCTGTCAGAGCGGGCTAATAAGTCAAAGCACAGAGCGGACAAgcaatacaaaaacaaagataacgTCTTCTGTAGTGATCTTTTTGGCAAACTGGTTGAAATTAATGAGGATGTTCGCTGGAATGAAACCAGAGAGCTCACAGTATATCCTTTAGAAAGagaccaaacaaaaataattattggatTTTATcgcacaaagaaaaaaaatcccatgtaTGTGGATGAGGCAGATGTGGAAAAAATTGGCTCATTTGTTGTTGAGTCACCGGACACGTCACTTGGACTGAACCGTCAGATTGATCTAGAGATAAAATTTGGCTTCACAGAACTGATGGTAACAGGCACTGACAGGGAGTCAGGCTTTGTAAGCACAGTGAGCCTAAACTTTATGACAAATTAA